Genomic segment of Salvia hispanica cultivar TCC Black 2014 chromosome 2, UniMelb_Shisp_WGS_1.0, whole genome shotgun sequence:
AAGTATGCTTGTGCAAAATCAACTTTCTTGTTTTCGACATTGATAAGTTTGGATTGGTGTAGCTGATGAAATGTTTCTGTGTTTTGAAGAAGACACATGCATCTATGAAATTTGGGAAAGATTTCAAGAAACATAAGGTGCCGGAGTGGACAGAGGCATACGTCGACTACAATGAACTCAAACACATATTACACGGAATACGCAGTTTTAGGCAAAGCAATCCGAATCTAGCAAGAGCTTCTTCGAAGAGATTCTCACTCAAGAACCTCAACAGTTCGAGTCTACGTGAAGCCAATATCGACAGTCATGATGATATTGAGAACCAAGTTATAGCTGTTCATACTGTTCTACAAGAGAATTCCAGAAAGTTATATAACACCAGATTGATTGTGGCCCCAACAGAAGGAGAAGGTAATGAGAGAAATTTTTTCAGAAAACTTGATGATGAGCTCAACAAGACGAACAACTTTTTTAAGGATAAGGTGGAAGAAATGATCAGAGAAGCTGCTTCACTAAAGAAGCAGATGGAGACATTGGTTGCACTAAggatcaaaataattaatcctAGCTCTCATGGATCGATTCCACTGAAGTCCGTCTGTTCGGAGATCAGCAATTTGGATCCATCGAAGATTATACCTCCAGGCAAAGCTGAAAGTATTGGTAGGTGATATGGCTAGCAAAATAGATAACCACTTTCAGTATTTAAATCCCTATTTCTTTGGGGTTAGTTGatcttaattatatacttCAACTGCTTACTTGATCATAGTTGTACACCACATTATGCTTCAACTGCTTGCTTGATCTTAGTTATACACCGCTTTATGCTTCAACTGCTTTAGTTGtgtaaacaaaatgaaatcgATGGATAAAGATAGACAGGTGATTAGGCTGATCTAAATAACTATGCATAGAGGACATCTTCATGAAGTTTTAGCatttataaaccaaaaagcATGTGCCACTTCATGAAGATATCTTCTATGCCCTCTGATGTGaaatattgaataatattGACCTGATATGGGTCGACAATTTGACATTTCTGGGGAatcaaattgattatttatgtCATGTGATTTGATTTGTTCGCTTTTATTCTGCTATAGTAccaatatttttctataatgATGCGTTTCAGTTTATATATGCAGGGAAAGTGGATAGGAAACCTGGAGGTGAAATGAGTTGTAGAAATCAGCAGCAGCATGGCTCTTCTGGTGGTGATGCAGTTCTGATCTTTACACTTCACAATCACACATAATTTGCTCATTTTTCGATTGAAGatagttttcttttctttttaaaaactGAAGTACTATTACAGGAGCGGACTTGAGCTTTCAAGAGCAGCAATCTGATAGTCATCCTGTGGTTGATGTCCTTCACACAAATAATTCGGCAGATAGGGAAATCACAGATGAACATGAAACAACTAATTTAGATATCCTTGATCGAATAAAGATTCAAAATACATATGATAGTCCAATGGCAACTATTAAAGGAGTCTTCACTGACACCAGGGAAAAAGGTCTAAGTTACAACAAGGAAGAACTGAAGGAGGTTGAAGAAAGATTAAAGACTGCGTTTATTGAGTTCTATCAAAAGCTTTGTCTTCTAAAGCATTAAAGGTACACTTTGATGATCAAAGACAGCattgtttttttccttctaaaagtttttgtttctcttatgatgtatttgttgaatgAACAAGCAGTTTCATGAATATCTCCGCCTTTTCGAAGATCCTCAAGAAATATGATAAGGTTCTATAACTGGTGGTCTTATCTTTTTTCTATGTTATGGTGGCAATCTTATATTTTACACAAAAGAGTAGCAGTCCATGGTTGTCCGGATCCCTGAGTATATGTAAGCGTTCTAGTTACTTATTGCTTGCAGATAACGTCAAGGCTCGTTGCAAGATCGTACATGAAAATCGTGGATGACTCTTATCTTGGAAGCTCTGATGAGGTGTGTCTGATTCTTCGTTCTTATACAGAAAgtctaataatttaatttacatatttaaaatatagtagatCTATGCTGCTTCTTGTGAAACCAGTGATGAATTTGTACAGTTTTGCTCCTATAATCCCAGGTTATAAATCTGATGGAAAGAGTTGAGGCAGTATTCATTAAGAACTTTTTGAATTCCAACCGTCAGGAAGGAATGAAACTACTTAGACCCAAACAGAAGATTGAGAGGCATCGAATAACATTCTGTTCGGGTAAGTTAGCCGACCAACATTGCACTTTGATATTATGTAGCTGAAAGCTACAAGTATTATTATGAATGCGTATCTATGAAGTTAATTGCTGTATTTGTCTTCTAATTTTTGGTGGTTCCAGGTTTCTTTTCTGGTTGTTCAGTCGCGCTAGTTGTTGCTGTTATTCTACTTATGGAAGATAGAAAACTGATGCACATAAAGAGTGCAACCTTATACATAGAAATTATCTTCCCTCTCTATGGGTATTAATATACTGCAAGCATAAATTACCTTTTTCTACGTGCTTTCTTACTATGCTACTGATTTCCGATTTAAACTCTTTGCAGCTTCTTTGCGTTTACAGTGCTACACATGCTTGTATACGCtgcaaacatttatttttggagGCGTTACAAAATCAACTATCCATTCATATTTGGGTTTAGGAAGGGGACTGAATTAGGCTACCGAGAAGTGTTTCTACTTAGCAGTGGTCTTGGCGTGATGGCTCTTGTTACTTTCCTAGCACACCTGCACGTAAAGATGGACTCAGATACTCAACATTTCGAAACATATATTGAACTTCTCCCTTTAGGCTTAATCATTGTgagaatatgaaaaattttatattatatactgAAAGTTTGTTGTGCTACGCCATGTGTGTTCTAATTATATGCTTATTTATAGGTTGTTCTAGCAATAATGTTTTGCCCCTTCAATTTCATGTATCGTTCAAGTCGTTTCTACCTGATAAAGTGTGTGTTTCGTTGTGTTTGTGCTCCTCTTTATAAGGTGAGCTCAACACAGACAGGTTCTGTCAATGTAAATATCATCACAGTTTTCAGTTAGTCTCTGATTTGGTAATCCAATTTTATCTTGTAGGTTACACTCCCAGACTTTTTCTTGGCTGACCAACTCACTAGCCAGGTTTCACATGTTTTGGTGATATTCGATGGTTGTGATTTCTATTCTCTATTCTGTAGGTATCTCTGTGAGCAGTTCTTGTGATCTATTTGACTACAGGTACAGGCTATAAGGAACTTTGAGTATTACGTATGTTTCTACGGTGGTGGTAGACAATTAGCTCGAAGGTTGACAAGATGCAGCAGTGATGAAGTCTATAATGCTTTCTATTTTGTCATTGCAGTTGTACCATACTGGTTTCGCTTTCTTCAGGTTCAGAGCTTTCCTTTCTCTATATCCATCTCTCTTTTCCATAATCCTCACTCTGAATGACGGATTAAACAACGGTATCTTCATTCATCCATCATTGCAGTGTGTGCGTAGGTTGTTTGAAGAGAAAGAATGGGTTCACGTATACAACGGTCTGAGGTATTTCACGACGATTGTTGCTGTCGTAATCAGGACAGCGTTTGAATTCAGAAAGAAAACAGTATGGAAAGTGTTGGCATTGCTGAGCTCAGCAGTTGCTGCTATAGCCAACACATACTGGGATATCGTTGTCGACTGGGGGCTTCTGCAGAGGCAGTCCAAGAACCCGTTTCTCAGAGATAAACTCATCATCCCTCATAAAAACGTCTACTTTGTTGCTATAGTAAACATTACACAAACtcacactttttttctctGCCTCCCTCATACCTTTTGATTCACATCTTTCTTGATCCACTCTGTCACaggttttggatatttttCTCAGATTCGCTTGGCTGCAGCTTGTCTTGATGCTAGACGTGCATTCGCTGCATGGGAAGACGGTGTCAACAATATTTTCATGCCTAGAAATTCTGCGGCGTGGGTTATGGAACTTCTTTAGGTAAATGTAGCCACTCTTGTAGCTTTTGGATATGCTGAATGGAAAGGGAACTAAGATGAGTTTGTATTGATCAGGTTGGAGAATGAGCACTTGAATAATGTAGGAAAATTCCGAGCTTTCAAGTCAGTGCCACTCCCTTTTACTTACTATGAAGATGAGgatgataatgataatgaaaaagatgaaaaggACGAGTAGATGTTGATGCTTACTTTGAAATTCTATGAATTTTGAGCacgtttttgtttttatgattttgcTGCGGCTATAGCCTAAATTATGAGTTTCTCTTGGggaatagttttataataaaatgtacttgatgaattaattaatgcatCTCTTCAATGTGTTGTAATCAATCATACATGTATCTACTACTACTTCATATGAGATACCAAAATATGATATGAATTCATAATTCAGGTATGTTCCAACTAGAAAAGgttctaatattgaaatactacaaaattaaaGGGTATATTAACTTCCAATTATAAAAACTTTTACTCAGTTCATAAATTgcgaataaattcaaaaatactgGTTTAAGTTAGTAGTATGATAATAcatgaattttcaatttgttttgattttaccatgaaattaaaatctcCCAACTTTAAAATGATGTGGAGGCTAGAAATTGCTTGCATGTTGGTATGTTAAACAAACTCATTCCGACctcaataaaatgatgtgtttCTCGTGCCATTGCACTATTGTCCCCGCTTACTGGAACGAGGTCGTTTATTGTTACAATAATTTTCCCATTAAGAGGGCTATGTGTATTTAAACAACCTTAGATTTCGTCCGTcataattgtaaatttaaaattacacataaaTTGACCAGCCAAATGGTAAGTAGATCTGATATTCCacttctactcacattttattataaaattaatatatatataagtgtaCCTTATGTagtccactaacttattcaactacttttatttacgttttttaaagtttatgcCTATACTAAATGTGGGACGaacttttatttacatttcttaaagttTACGCCTACACTAAATGTGACACTTAATGTGAGACGGAGGTGGTATGTTTCACTTAtaatggaacagagggagtacaacaAGATTTCCTTGGCAACAAGTTTTCCGgcaaatttatgtttttagaGGGAGTACAACAAGATATCCTGGCAACAAGTTTTCCGgcaaatttatgtttttcgtttaattttaaaatattttcgtcagatataaaaataaaaacagtaCTGAATATTGCAGCGGGGGTTTAACAAGAGGTTTTAGCACACGCAACCGAATCCGACCTCCTCTCCGGCCGCCGCCAGTCGCTTACCATGGCTTCCTCTAACTCCACTAAACCCCACCAATCCGATTCCGACCAGCAACCGCAGATCCCCGAATCAAGAACCCTAATCCATGAAACCCTCGATCCACCAGCAGATACAAAGACTGCCGGAATTCAAGAAAATCCGAAAGCAGAAGAGACCCCTTTGGAAGATGGAGATGCGgaaggggaagaagaagaggagggtGAATGTGGGTTCTGCTTGTTTATGAAAGGGGGTGGATGTAAAGAGACATTTGTGGAGTGGGAGAAGTGTATCGAGGAAGCAGAGAAGAAGGAAGAGGATGTAGTGCAGAAGTGTTTCCAGGTGACTACAGCTCTTAAGAAGTGTATGGAGGCGCATTCAGATTATTATGCACCGATTCTGCAGGCGGAGAAGTCTCTCGAGGAGGAGGCGGTGAAGCAgttggaggaggagaaggagaaggaaaAATTGAGCGGGGAAGAAGATTCGGAGAAGAAGGAAAAGGAGCAAGTTTTTTAGGGGGTAATGTTTCAAAGAAGCTATCTTGATTTGGTGGGACTGATCTTCGTTTTTTCATGGTTGCTCATTGTCAAGATTCGAAgaagatattttttgttttcaataatTAGATAGGATATTGAGCTGACCCCTGcaatcatcaattaattacaTTGGGCATAGAAAGGAAAATTTATCATTGTATACTGCATATCACTGTGTTAACTCGTTGGATCGATTTATTTTGAGGATATTTGCAGTCTGTTTATATAGTTTGTTATGTGCTGCCTTGATATGCATGTTCATTTCTGGATATGATTTGTAAATGTGACTCTCTCTGAATAGGGAAGAAGCTTGGAAGCTAAAACGAATAGATATGTATGTTTGAGAGTTGTTTGGTTGGAGATGAATGTGGAATACTTTTATACTTTGTATCCATGAGCTTGAAATGATCATTATAAATGCATCATATGTTCAAACCTAAAGAATATAGGAGACTTCTGGAGTTCTCCTTGCACTCTTTATACTTTAATACTTTTGAGTTCTCCTTGTACACTTTGTATGAGCTTCtatatagtaggagtagtaaagAGTTCTTGGATACTTGGAGATTTACAAATTCTAATCACTTTCGACAGATATCCAAAGGCGACTTCTGGAAGGCTGTCATTCTATCCTCATGTATAAAGGAGTTACTGTGTGCCTTCAAGATATTTAGCATCTCTAATTACTTACTTTTCTGCTTATAAGAAATATCAGGGTCTACTTTTCTTCCTCATATCACGCACTATTGAGCTTTCTTCTACACATCTCACGTCTCTTGAGGGGCAGATTTATATCATGTCAATGCACGCCATTTTGACAATGGCTACTTGATACTTAGGTCTTGAATGATGCAAGGAATACAAGTGAACTGTGAAACTTTGATTGACAATCTTTATCGTTGTCTTTATGGTCTTTACAGTAATTGTTCATGCTGTAATGAAGTTTGGCAGATGTGGAGTTGGTCATTAGGAATGGATCTGTTCTTTGAAGCAGAATAAATGTTGATAATGCTGAACACCGTTGAATATTATGCAAAGATACTTTTCAATATATGGATTAGACGTTTTACAGTTACAATTAAGCATGTGTTAAAAAATCAAGGATATTACCTAATTTATGATGCAGGTGAAAAATAGCCTCCTTCGCTGACATCTCACTAAGAGTTCAGCTCAAGGTGCACTAATTTTACCATCTGAGCAGACATTTGGAGGTTCTTCATTCGAATCCACTATTGGC
This window contains:
- the LOC125207182 gene encoding LOW QUALITY PROTEIN: phosphate transporter PHO1 homolog 10-like (The sequence of the model RefSeq protein was modified relative to this genomic sequence to represent the inferred CDS: substituted 1 base at 1 genomic stop codon) — protein: MKFGKDFKKHKVPEWTEAYVDYNELKHILHGIRSFRQSNPNLARASSKRFSLKNLNSSSLREANIDSHDDIENQVIAVHTVLQENSRKLYNTRLIVAPTEGEGNERNFFRKLDDELNKTNNFFKDKVEEMIREAASLKKQMETLVALRIKIINPSSHGSIPLKSVCSEISNLDPSKIIPPGKAESIGKVDRKPGGEMSCRNQQQHGSSGGADLSFQEQQSDSHPVVDVLHTNNSADREITDEHETTNLDILDRIKIQNTYDSPMATIKGVFTDTREKGLSYNKEELKEVEERLKTAFIEFYQKLCLLKHXSFMNISAFSKILKKYDKITSRLVARSYMKIVDDSYLGSSDEVINLMERVEAVFIKNFLNSNRQEGMKLLRPKQKIERHRITFCSGFFSGCSVALVVAVILLMEDRKLMHIKSATLYIEIIFPLYGFFAFTVLHMLVYAANIYFWRRYKINYPFIFGFRKGTELGYREVFLLSSGLGVMALVTFLAHLHVKMDSDTQHFETYIELLPLGLIIVVLAIMFCPFNFMYRSSRFYLIKCVFRCVCAPLYKVTLPDFFLADQLTSQVQAIRNFEYYVCFYGGGRQLARRLTRCSSDEVYNAFYFVIAVVPYWFRFLQCVRRLFEEKEWVHVYNGLRYFTTIVAVVIRTAFEFRKKTVWKVLALLSSAVAAIANTYWDIVVDWGLLQRQSKNPFLRDKLIIPHKNVYFVAIVLDIFLRFAWLQLVLMLDVHSLHGKTVSTIFSCLEILRRGLWNFFRLENEHLNNVGKFRAFKSVPLPFTYYEDEDDNDNEKDEKDE
- the LOC125205641 gene encoding uncharacterized protein LOC125205641 — encoded protein: MASSNSTKPHQSDSDQQPQIPESRTLIHETLDPPADTKTAGIQENPKAEETPLEDGDAEGEEEEEGECGFCLFMKGGGCKETFVEWEKCIEEAEKKEEDVVQKCFQVTTALKKCMEAHSDYYAPILQAEKSLEEEAVKQLEEEKEKEKLSGEEDSEKKEKEQVF